A section of the Candidatus Methanoperedens sp. genome encodes:
- a CDS encoding 50S ribosomal protein L15e — MYAYIRDAWKKPDESDVGELLWERMQVWRREPAVTRLDHPTRLDRARALGFKAKQGIAVARVRIRRGARRKSRWQRGRRTKHMGVNKITPGKSIQTIGEERVARRFPNMQVLNSYWVGQDGKHKWYEVIVVDPHHPSIKADKNLKWICNNTQKGRVFRGKTSAGRKGRGQRHKGIGTEKTRPSLRSHDNTGK, encoded by the coding sequence ATGTACGCGTACATCAGGGACGCATGGAAAAAACCCGACGAATCAGATGTCGGTGAACTCTTATGGGAAAGGATGCAGGTCTGGAGGCGCGAACCCGCAGTAACAAGGCTGGACCATCCGACAAGACTTGACAGGGCAAGAGCCCTTGGTTTTAAGGCAAAACAGGGTATTGCAGTCGCACGCGTGAGGATAAGACGCGGGGCCAGGCGAAAATCCAGATGGCAGCGCGGAAGACGAACCAAGCACATGGGCGTTAATAAGATCACACCCGGGAAGAGCATCCAGACCATTGGTGAAGAGCGTGTTGCACGCAGATTCCCAAATATGCAGGTATTAAACAGTTATTGGGTAGGCCAGGACGGCAAACACAAATGGTATGAGGTAATAGTTGTTGACCCGCATCATCCTTCGATAAAGGCTGATAAAAACCTTAAATGGATATGCAATAATACCCAGAAAGGCCGCGTATTCAGGGGAAAGACAAGCGCAGGCAGAAAGGGCAGGGGCCAGAGGCACAAAGGCATAGGTACCGAGAAAACAAGACCCAGCCTGAGATCTCACGACAATACTGGCAAATGA